The nucleotide window GAAGGTGTTGGTGGCAACGGATGTAGCAGCCCGGGGATTGGATGTCGATAACCTGACTCATGTCATCAATTATAATCTCCCTGAAGATTCCGAAAGTTATACTCACCGTAGCGGGCGTACCGGACGTGCGGGACGGGAAGGCATTTCCGTAGCTATTATCAATTCAAAAGAAAAGGGAAAGTTACGCCGGATAGAATCGATCCTTAAGAAAAAATTCGAATACCGGGAAGTTCCCGGAGGGGAAGAAGTCTGCCGGGCACAATTGCTTTATTATGCCGATAAGATTTTGACTGCCGAACGAAAGGATGCACTTATGCCTTATCAGCAGGAATTGTTTGAGAAGTTTGAAGCTTTGTCGAAGGAAGAATTGATACAGAAAATCGTTTCTTACGAATTCGGTCGTTTGCTGAAAAAATATACCGGAGTGGAAAACCTGAACCTGTCCGAAGATGAACGTCATGAATCGGGCCGGGAAGGTGGTAAGGAAAGAGGGGGACGCAGCCGTTCGGCAAACAATAATTTTACCGTATTTAGTGTTAATGTCGGTCGGGATGATGATTTCACCCCCCGGGATTTGATGGCTATCGTCAATAAATATGCACCCCAGAAAGGTTTGGAAATAGGCGGAATACGGATATTCGACAACAAGACCAAGTTTGAAGTAGATATTACGGGAATTGAGAATTTCGGAAGTTATTTCCGGAATGTGAATTTCAACGGATTGCCTTTTACGGTGACGGAGACAGGCGAGCGTGGCGGAGAGATGCGTAAGGGCGAGCGTGGCGGGAAACGGAGTTCTACTGCCAATAATAAATGGAAAGGCGAACGCCGTAAAAACGGGGGAAATAGCCGCGGACGTTTCGGTGAAAAGAAAAAAGGGGTAGATAACGGTCGCCGTTCCGGAAAAAAATATTAAATTTATTGTGACTTTTTGCGGGAAATAGCAAAAACAGAAGTCTGTGAATTTAAAAAACGGTAGTATGGAGATTCTAAAAGCTGAATTTGTGGTCAGTAATTCCGATGTCGGCAAATGTCCGGCTCCTGATCGCCATGAATATGCCTTTATCGGAAGGTCGAATGTCGGAAAGTCTTCGTTAATCAATATGCTTACTAATCGTAGCAGTTTGGCGAAAACGGCGGCTAAACCGGGAAAAACACAACTTATCAATCATTTTTTGATTGATGATAACTGGTATATGGTCGATTTGCCGGGTTATGGTTATGCGCGGACGTCGAAGTCGCTTCGCGGACAGTTTGAAAAGCTGATCCGGGATTATATCCTGAAACGTGAAAACCTGATTTGTCTCTTTGTTTTGATAGATTGCCGGCTCGAACCGCAGCAGATTGATCTGGAGTTTATGGAGTGGCTCGGTGAAAACGGAGTCCCTTTTGTAATGGTCTTTACAAAAGGAGATAAACTGTCTGTTGCTCAGCGCAGGAAAAATCTGGAACATTATCAGGAAGTGATGTTGGATACCTGGGAGACGACACCGATTGCTTTTATGACTTCTTCGGAGAAAAAACTGGGCCGGGAAGAACTGTTGGATTATATTGATGAGTTGAACAGGACGGTGGAATTATGAGAGGGATTGTTTTGTGTTGGATGTTAGGGATGATATTGCTGGACGGGGCTTTTGCTTTCGGTCAACAGGAAGTTTTGAAGAAGGGATATTATCCGGATGGTAAAGTACGTTATGAGGGGTATTTCGAAGGTGATGAACCGGTTGGAAAAATGACTCGTTACTATCCGGATGGTCGTATTCAGGCTGAATTGTTTCATCAGGGAGATAAAACCGAAGCTGTGCTTTATAGTAAGCATGGGGAATATGTCTCTGCGGGATGTTATCAGAATCGTTTGAAAGAGGGAGAGTGGCACTATAAAAAAGGAGAGCGTGTTATAGCTACGGAAACTTACAAAGAAAATAAGCTGGACGGAGTCTCCCGGAAATATTTTACATCCGGAAAAATTGCCGAAGAGAGAAATTGGAAGCAAGGGTTTCCGGAAGGAGTCTGGAAAGTTTATTACCCGGACGGTGGGCTTCGGATAGAAGCCGGATATGTGGATGGTAAGCTGGATGGAAAAATGCAGGGGTATTATCCGGACGGTAGTGTGATGGCAAAAGGAATGTACCGGAATAACCTGAAAGAAGGGGTTTGGTATTACTACGGACGGGATGGGGAGTTGAAGAAGACGAAAACATTCCGGGGAGGGATTGCCGAAGATCAGCAGGAGGAAGATATCGAAGAGAGCCGGAAATTGGACAAATGGATAGACGAAGGGAAGAAAATCGTCGATCCGGTTCATTTTATCGATGACCCTGAAATGTATCTTAAGGCTGCGGGTGATTGATGATTCGTGTATAAACGGGGAACGGAAAGATGGATTTTATTTCTTTATTCGATCTGAACAATCAGGTGAAGCGGACACTGAAAGAACGTTTTGCCGAACCGGTATGGGTCACTGCGGAGATCGCTTCAATACAGGAGAACCGTTCCGGTCATTGTTATCTGGAATTGATCGATAAGCCAGAAGGCGAAGACAATCCGGTTGCTGTTGCCAAAGGAACGATTTGGGCATTTACTTACCGTATGTTGAAACCGTATTTTGAGACAACGACGGGACGAAGCCTGGGGAGAGGAATGAAGGTCTTGGTTCAGGTAGAAGTGATTTTTCATGAATTGTACGGTTTTTCTCTGAATATTAAAGATATCAACCCGACGTTTACGATCGGTGATCTGGAGCGGAAGAAACGGGAGATTATCGAACAGTTGGAACGGGAAGGGATTATTGATATGAACCAACGCCTGGAATTATCCCTTTTGCCGAAAAATATTGCCGTTATTTCTTCTCCGACGGCTGCCGGATTAGGTGATTTTATAAATCAATTGGAGCGGAATTCTTACGGTTATAAATTTCACATCAAATTGTTTCCTGCGGTAATGCAGGGGGAGAAGACCACGGAATCTGTGATTGCAGCATTAGACCGGATTTATGAATATGAATATCTGTTTGATGTTGTTGTGATTATCCGGGGAGGAGGGGCGCAGTCGGATTTGGGATGTTTCGATTCCTATGATATGGCGGCTAATGTGGCCCAGTTTCCGATACCGGTAATAGCCGGAATCGGCCATGAACGTGATGAAACGATCGTGGACCGGGTTGCTTTTATGCGTGTGAAGACGCCGACAGCGGCAGCAGCTTTTTTAATCGAGACTTTTCAGGATTTTGATGCGCATGTTGAGGAATTGAGGGGGGATTTTGTCTCCGGAGTAAAGGATTTATTATTGCGGGAAAACAATCGGCAAAAATTGTTGGCAGTTAATTTGAAACGGTTGACTCAGGGATGGCTGGGAGGAAATGCGAATCGTTTGCACTTGCTGTCTCATCGGTTGGAGCATTCGGTACAGTTATATGTATATAACCGAAAAGGATATTTTAATACCGTATATACACGTATCGTAAACCGTTTGAACCTTCTTCGGGAACGACAAGGGAATCAGTTGTCGGATTTTGCTGTACGGGTAAAACAGAAATGCAAAAGCCGGTTTGAGAAAGAGCGTCATTTTATCGAGTTGGCGGAAATACAGATGAAATACGTTGATCCCAAAAATGTGTTGGAGCGGGGATATTCTATCACCCGTTTGAATGGTCGTGCCGTTCGCTCGGTAACAGAAGTAAAGGCGGGAGATGTTGTGGAAACTGTGGTTGGCGACGGAAAATTAAAGAGCAGGGTGGATTCGGTTGAAATAGGATGAATCATTATAAAAGGAAAACGATGGAAGAGAAATTGAATTATAAAGACGCCATAGCTGAAATAGAGCAAATTGTTACATTGTTGGAAGAGAATAAATTGGATGTCGATGAGTTGGGTACAAAAGTAAAGCGGGTCTCGGAATTGATTGCATTCTGTAAAGCCAAATTACACAATACCGAAGAAGAGGTGGAAAATATTCTGAAGACAATGGGAGAAGAATAGATGGTAGGAAAAAGGTTCGGATTGTTGTTGTGTTGCCTGTGGGGATTGTCAAGCGGTCTCCGGGGACAGCCTTCTGAAGCTTTGGAGCGCTTGCTGGAGGCCGTAGAATTGAGACATGCCGTTATAGGTATCTCGGTAAAAGCTGTCGCGGACGGGCGCATTGTGATAGATCGGTCAGGAGATAAATCTTTACAGCCGGCTTCTGTATGTAAATTATTGTCATCTGCTTTGGCGCTGAAAGAGAAAGGAGCAGATTTTCATTATACGACATCGGTATGGAGAACCGGTACCATTGCCGACGGGAAATTAAACGGAGATATCGTTATCGAAGCGAACGGAGATCCGTGTTTTGATTCCCGTTATTTCCCGGAATATAAGTTTACAGACCGGTTGGTTGATGCAATCCGTCAATTGAATATCCGTCAAATACGGGGAAAGATCCGGATAGAAAACGATAAACAGGTTGTTTTGCCCGGGTCCTGGTTGTGGGAAGATATTTCCAATTATTACGGAGCAGCTTATTTCCCTTTTAACTATAAAGATAACACCTATTATTTAAGATTTCGTACCGGATTGCCCGGAGAAAAAACCGTATTGTTAAATGTCGATCCGGAGCAACCGGGAGTACGGTTTGTGAATGAGGTGAAAGCTGCTGAGGGAAATACAGATGATGCCTGGATTTTCGGAGGCCCGTATAGTAAAGAAATGCATATCCTGGGTACTTTACCCCAGAAACGGGAAGTATTTCAGATAAAAGGAGCTATGCATCGTCCGGATTTGTGTTTTTTGGAAGAGATCGGGAAAAAATTGAATAAAAACGGTATTGTTGTCGGAGGAGTAGAAATAGCAGGAGGAGGGAAGAAAGAAAAAATAGAGACCTTTGTTTCTCCGGCATTGAAAGACATTGTCCGGGAAACGAATAAGAAAAGCATCAATCTGTTTGCTGAAGCTTTGGGGCAATTGGTAGATGAAATCAACTATCCGGAACGTTGCCGGGTATTACTGGACGAGATCGGAGTCGGAGCTTCCGGAGTGGTGTTGAAAGACGCTTGCGGTTTGTCTGCTGCTAATGCAGTTCCGGCCGAAGTATTTACAAATTTGTTGCTATGGGCTCATAAAATGCTGGGCTGGAATTTTGTCGCTTCTTTGCCTTTGGCGGGGACGGATGCCGGATTAAATCCTTATGTCGCTGCTAATCCCGCTTTGAAAAATAAATTGAGAGCCAAAACCGGCTCTTTTGCCGGCGTACGTTGTCTTTCCGGTTATCTTACAACAGAACGGGGAGAGATTCTGGCTTTTACCATTCTTGTAAATCATTTCGATGGTTCTCCTTCCCTGCTTCAAAAGAAAATCGGGGAATTCCTTTGCTCCTTTCTTTAAATGAAGATTCGGTTTATCGGTAAAGTTGTTGCTTTATCCTCCCAACGAGAGCATTAAGTTGAGAAAAAATCCCCGGTGATACATACCTCCTCCTGGAACGGATGAGATATTGTGTAAGCCTAAATTATATCCTCCTTCGATTTTCCCGGAAGAAAATCGGGCATGTAAAGCAAAACGCAGGCCGTAATCGAATTTATCGGTTTCAAAAAATGCTTTGGGAATGGCTGTATCAGAACGTTTTAATTTATGCCCGACTCGCAAGGAGCCGTAAGGGGTTACGTCCAGGCACTGATACCAGCCGTAACCGGGATTGTGGAATATCCATCCTATTTTAACAGGTACTTCCAGGTAGTTTTGCCGTAGTGTATAATCTTTGTTTTTTCCACCTTTGGAGATAAAAGATAAACCCGGAGCTAACCGGAAATGTTGCCAGGACCGGTTGAAGGCTATTCCTGCTTCATATCCGATCCGATGGTTGAAATCCAATGCCGATAGATTACCGCTCGTTTTTAAGGTCGTGACATTTATGCCGGTAAGTAGCTCCAGTTTCCAATGACCGGTTTGTTGACTGTAGATAAATTTATTCCACCAGGTCGGGGTGGATTGTACATATTCAACCCGAACCTCATCCTGAGGTAAAATATCTGTTCGGGACGGGAGCGAATCTGTTCGAAGGAAGGCCATGAAAGCTGTAGAATCCATATAGCCGGTGTGTTTGTTGATTATTTTCTCATCGGGTGATGCAATGACCAGATAAGGGACGATTCTATCTTTGTTGAGATAGCGGACACATAATTTTATATTTTCTTCTTTATCGAGATCGAGATAGCCGGGAACGTAATGTTCCTGAGCATAATCGACGATGAAAGGGCTGCTGAACGTCGTTTTTTTCATTAAGCGACAGGGGCCGCAATAATGAGAAGAAAAACAGAGTAACATATTTTTATTTTCCCGTTGTGCTTTTTCCAATATTTGTTGATAGCTGTCTTTATAAGCAAAAAGCTGTTGGATTGAATCAATATCGGAAGATTTTGCGATTTTGCGATGCAGGGCGTTTTTCGGTGTGATTTGTAAAAATTTTAACATCTGAGGAATAGACAAAGCTCCCCCGGATTCTTTGATTAGTGTTTCCTCCGGACTAAGAATACAAAGGTGCGGAACTACTCCTGCATATTCCGGGTTAATCCGTTTTTGTAAGGCGGCGTTTTCCTGAATGTCTATATCCAGGTGAAGAGGGATAAAATGTGTATCGACATATTGAGCCACCTTTTCGTCCGGAAATACATATTTTTCCATCATTTTACAAGGGCCGCACCAGGAAGCGGAGAAGCAGATAAACAGGTTTTTGTTTTCAGTTTTGGCTTTTTCCAGCGCCGAAGTATAATCTCCTTCAAAAAAATGAATGGCCTGGCAATTAAACACGAAACAAAGGGAAAAGAAAAACAATAGATAAATAACTCTCATGTCCTCATTTATTAACGTTCGAAGATAAAGAATATTTTAAGATATCGGAAGAAAAAGAGAAAGGATTAATCTCGAATTTTGCCTGAGAAAAAGACGGATGACGAGAGAATAATAAAACCGCCGCAAAAATTAATTTGCGGCGGTTTTGATTTTGATTTATGTTATTATTTTACTTCTTCGAAGTCAACGTCGGTTACTTCCTGGTCTTTGCCTCCGTTATTGGCTCCGGCATTCGGATTACCTTGAGGTTCCTGCTGTGCTCCGCCTTGCTGTTGTTGAGCCTGGGCGTTGTACATTTCCTGTGATGCAGCCTGGAATACGTTGTTCAATTTATCAATAGCAGTATTGATTGCATTTATATCCTGGTTCTTGTGTGCATCTTTCAGTTCCTGAAGAGCCGATTCGATCGGTGCCTTTTTGTCAGCAGGTAATTTGTCTCCAAATTCTTTCAATTGTTTTTCCGTCTGGAAAATCATTGAATCTGCTTTGTTGATGGTATCGATACGTTCTTTTTCTTGTTTGTCGGCTTCGGCATTGGCACTGGCTTCGTCTTTCATCCGTTTGATTTCAGCATCGGACAAGCCTGATGAAGCTTCGATACGGATTGACTGCTGTTTACCTGTGGCTTTGTCTTTGGCCGATACATTCAGAATACCGTTTGCGTCGATATCGAAAGTTACTTCGATTTGCGGGATGCCACGTGGGGCAGGTGGAATACTGTCCAGGTGGAAACGACCGATCGTTTTGTTATCTTTGGCCATCGGACGTTCACCTTGCAGAATATGAATTTCTACAGACGGCTGGTTGTCCGCAGCAGTAGAGAATACTTCGGATTTCTTGGTCGGAATCGTCGTATTGGATTCGATCAGTTTGGTCATAACACCGCCTAAGGTTTCAATACCTAAAGACAATGGGGTTACGTCCAATAACAGTACGTCTTTTACTTCTCCGGTCAAAACACCGCCTTGGATGGCAGCTCCAACAGCAACAACTTCGTCCGGGTTTACACCTTTAGAAGGCGTTTTACCGAAAAATTCTTCTACTTTTTTCTGAACAGCCGGGATACGGGTAGAACCACCTACCAAAATCACTTCGTCGATTTGAGATGCCTGTAAGCCTGCATCTTTCAAGGCATTCCGACAAGGTTCTATCGTAGCTTCGACCAACTTGTAAGTCAACTGATCGAATTGAGCTCTCGTCAGGCTTCTTACCAAGTGTTTGGGCACTCCGTCTACCGGGAAGATATACGGCAAGTTGATTTCCGTTGTCGTAGAGCTTGACAATTCTATTTTTGCTTTTTCGGCAGCTTCTTTCAAACGTTGATGAGCCATCGGGTCTTTACGGATGTCTACTCCTTGTTCTTTTTGGAACTCGTCAGCCAGCCAGTTGATGATAATATCGTCGAAGTCATCACCACCTAAGTGAGTATCACCGTTCGTCGATTTCACTTCAAAAACGCCGTCACCCAATTCGAGGATAGAAATATCGAACGTACCTCCACCTAAGTCGAACACAGCGATCCGCATATCTTTGTCTTTCTTATCCAAACCGTAGGCCAATGCAGCAGCAGTCGGTTCGTTGATAATACGTTTTACCGTTAAGCCTGCAATTTCTCCTGCCTCTTTCGTTGCTTGACGCTGTGAATCGTTGAAATAAGCCGGTACGGTAATAACTGCTTCCGTTACTTCCTGGCCCAGATAATCTTCCGCCGTTTTTTTCATTTTTTGCAGGATCATGGCAGAAATTTCCTGTGGAGAATATTTACGGTCATCGATAACGACACGCGGGGTATTATTATCGCCTTTGACAACTTCATAAGCCACTCTCTTTATCTCTTTTCCTACCTGCTCATAGGTCTCGCCCATGAACCGCTTGATAGAATAAATTGTCTTTCTCGGATTGGTAATTGCCTGACGTTTTGCCGGATCACCAACTTTTCGTTCCCCATTATCTACAAATGCCACAATAGAAGGAGTTGTCCGTCTTCCTTCACTATTCGGTATTACGACGGGCTCATTACCCTCCATAACGGCTACGCATGAGTTCGTAGTACCTAAGTCAATTCCAATTATTTTTCCCATAATGCTTTTTATTTTATTTGTTTATATTATTCGTTTTCTTTCTCTCTGAGGTTTAACCTAAACACAATTATTTTTATCAAATGGTGTGCCATGCGTCATTTACTTGTTTTTTTTGTAAAAATGTCGGATTTTAAATAA belongs to Culturomica massiliensis and includes:
- a CDS encoding DEAD/DEAH box helicase; translated protein: MEKFKELGLEGEILKGIADLGFETPSPVQEKVIPVILGEENDLVALAQTGTGKTAAFGLPLLQKLDASLNKIQVLILSPTRELCVQIGNDLKNYSKYRSDLRITCVYGGTDIRRQIRELEKGVHVLVATPGRLCDLIKRGAVNIEAVRAVVLDEADEMLNMGFKEDLNFILEETPAERNTYLFSATMPREVERIARNYLHSPKEISVGKKNQGADTVSHQYYQVRAKDCYETLHRVIDCAPDMYAIIFTRTKMDAREIAHKLQKDGIDCDALHGDLSQSQRDDVMARFRSKRLKVLVATDVAARGLDVDNLTHVINYNLPEDSESYTHRSGRTGRAGREGISVAIINSKEKGKLRRIESILKKKFEYREVPGGEEVCRAQLLYYADKILTAERKDALMPYQQELFEKFEALSKEELIQKIVSYEFGRLLKKYTGVENLNLSEDERHESGREGGKERGGRSRSANNNFTVFSVNVGRDDDFTPRDLMAIVNKYAPQKGLEIGGIRIFDNKTKFEVDITGIENFGSYFRNVNFNGLPFTVTETGERGGEMRKGERGGKRSSTANNKWKGERRKNGGNSRGRFGEKKKGVDNGRRSGKKY
- the yihA gene encoding ribosome biogenesis GTP-binding protein YihA/YsxC, producing MEILKAEFVVSNSDVGKCPAPDRHEYAFIGRSNVGKSSLINMLTNRSSLAKTAAKPGKTQLINHFLIDDNWYMVDLPGYGYARTSKSLRGQFEKLIRDYILKRENLICLFVLIDCRLEPQQIDLEFMEWLGENGVPFVMVFTKGDKLSVAQRRKNLEHYQEVMLDTWETTPIAFMTSSEKKLGREELLDYIDELNRTVEL
- a CDS encoding toxin-antitoxin system YwqK family antitoxin; protein product: MRGIVLCWMLGMILLDGAFAFGQQEVLKKGYYPDGKVRYEGYFEGDEPVGKMTRYYPDGRIQAELFHQGDKTEAVLYSKHGEYVSAGCYQNRLKEGEWHYKKGERVIATETYKENKLDGVSRKYFTSGKIAEERNWKQGFPEGVWKVYYPDGGLRIEAGYVDGKLDGKMQGYYPDGSVMAKGMYRNNLKEGVWYYYGRDGELKKTKTFRGGIAEDQQEEDIEESRKLDKWIDEGKKIVDPVHFIDDPEMYLKAAGD
- the xseA gene encoding exodeoxyribonuclease VII large subunit, whose amino-acid sequence is MDFISLFDLNNQVKRTLKERFAEPVWVTAEIASIQENRSGHCYLELIDKPEGEDNPVAVAKGTIWAFTYRMLKPYFETTTGRSLGRGMKVLVQVEVIFHELYGFSLNIKDINPTFTIGDLERKKREIIEQLEREGIIDMNQRLELSLLPKNIAVISSPTAAGLGDFINQLERNSYGYKFHIKLFPAVMQGEKTTESVIAALDRIYEYEYLFDVVVIIRGGGAQSDLGCFDSYDMAANVAQFPIPVIAGIGHERDETIVDRVAFMRVKTPTAAAAFLIETFQDFDAHVEELRGDFVSGVKDLLLRENNRQKLLAVNLKRLTQGWLGGNANRLHLLSHRLEHSVQLYVYNRKGYFNTVYTRIVNRLNLLRERQGNQLSDFAVRVKQKCKSRFEKERHFIELAEIQMKYVDPKNVLERGYSITRLNGRAVRSVTEVKAGDVVETVVGDGKLKSRVDSVEIG
- the xseB gene encoding exodeoxyribonuclease VII small subunit, whose amino-acid sequence is MEEKLNYKDAIAEIEQIVTLLEENKLDVDELGTKVKRVSELIAFCKAKLHNTEEEVENILKTMGEE
- the dacB gene encoding D-alanyl-D-alanine carboxypeptidase/D-alanyl-D-alanine endopeptidase yields the protein MVGKRFGLLLCCLWGLSSGLRGQPSEALERLLEAVELRHAVIGISVKAVADGRIVIDRSGDKSLQPASVCKLLSSALALKEKGADFHYTTSVWRTGTIADGKLNGDIVIEANGDPCFDSRYFPEYKFTDRLVDAIRQLNIRQIRGKIRIENDKQVVLPGSWLWEDISNYYGAAYFPFNYKDNTYYLRFRTGLPGEKTVLLNVDPEQPGVRFVNEVKAAEGNTDDAWIFGGPYSKEMHILGTLPQKREVFQIKGAMHRPDLCFLEEIGKKLNKNGIVVGGVEIAGGGKKEKIETFVSPALKDIVRETNKKSINLFAEALGQLVDEINYPERCRVLLDEIGVGASGVVLKDACGLSAANAVPAEVFTNLLLWAHKMLGWNFVASLPLAGTDAGLNPYVAANPALKNKLRAKTGSFAGVRCLSGYLTTERGEILAFTILVNHFDGSPSLLQKKIGEFLCSFL
- a CDS encoding thioredoxin family protein — protein: MRVIYLLFFFSLCFVFNCQAIHFFEGDYTSALEKAKTENKNLFICFSASWCGPCKMMEKYVFPDEKVAQYVDTHFIPLHLDIDIQENAALQKRINPEYAGVVPHLCILSPEETLIKESGGALSIPQMLKFLQITPKNALHRKIAKSSDIDSIQQLFAYKDSYQQILEKAQRENKNMLLCFSSHYCGPCRLMKKTTFSSPFIVDYAQEHYVPGYLDLDKEENIKLCVRYLNKDRIVPYLVIASPDEKIINKHTGYMDSTAFMAFLRTDSLPSRTDILPQDEVRVEYVQSTPTWWNKFIYSQQTGHWKLELLTGINVTTLKTSGNLSALDFNHRIGYEAGIAFNRSWQHFRLAPGLSFISKGGKNKDYTLRQNYLEVPVKIGWIFHNPGYGWYQCLDVTPYGSLRVGHKLKRSDTAIPKAFFETDKFDYGLRFALHARFSSGKIEGGYNLGLHNISSVPGGGMYHRGFFLNLMLSLGG
- the dnaK gene encoding molecular chaperone DnaK, producing MGKIIGIDLGTTNSCVAVMEGNEPVVIPNSEGRRTTPSIVAFVDNGERKVGDPAKRQAITNPRKTIYSIKRFMGETYEQVGKEIKRVAYEVVKGDNNTPRVVIDDRKYSPQEISAMILQKMKKTAEDYLGQEVTEAVITVPAYFNDSQRQATKEAGEIAGLTVKRIINEPTAAALAYGLDKKDKDMRIAVFDLGGGTFDISILELGDGVFEVKSTNGDTHLGGDDFDDIIINWLADEFQKEQGVDIRKDPMAHQRLKEAAEKAKIELSSSTTTEINLPYIFPVDGVPKHLVRSLTRAQFDQLTYKLVEATIEPCRNALKDAGLQASQIDEVILVGGSTRIPAVQKKVEEFFGKTPSKGVNPDEVVAVGAAIQGGVLTGEVKDVLLLDVTPLSLGIETLGGVMTKLIESNTTIPTKKSEVFSTAADNQPSVEIHILQGERPMAKDNKTIGRFHLDSIPPAPRGIPQIEVTFDIDANGILNVSAKDKATGKQQSIRIEASSGLSDAEIKRMKDEASANAEADKQEKERIDTINKADSMIFQTEKQLKEFGDKLPADKKAPIESALQELKDAHKNQDINAINTAIDKLNNVFQAASQEMYNAQAQQQQGGAQQEPQGNPNAGANNGGKDQEVTDVDFEEVK